Sequence from the Sardina pilchardus chromosome 15, fSarPil1.1, whole genome shotgun sequence genome:
ATTTACGCCGGTTTCTCTACATCAAGGAGCTAAcgataaaaatgaaagaaacattatgaatagcctactgaggTTAAACTTTATATTCACAACAACTAAAAAACTGAAGGAATACAAATGCCTTTACAGTAACCCAAAATCTGGTCTTTGACATGTAAATGATTAAGGTCACAGAAAAACTGAGGCAACCTTTGCAAGAAATAGACCTCTTTGCTCTTTGTGTTACCCTTTTAAGAACTACTGCGTGTCGTTGCTCCAAGCTGTGATTTCAGAAGCCTTTTAGATCTGCTTTAAACCTTGGGCAACGTTGACACTGGCAGTCTCATAGATGCTAATCAAAGGGGGGATAAAAGCTGGAACAGCCAGCTCAGTTGTTTCTGTGCTGTTTGGAGCCAAATCCATACAGCGTGATCCAAATCCACTGACCCCAGGGCCTAGGAGATAACAAAGACTGGCGAAAGGAACAGCCCATTTTCCCTCCCGAGTTCGCCACACTTACCATTGACATTGGAAGTGAAGCAGAAAGCATCGTAGCGCTCGTCATCTTTGTGTCTGTAGCCGTAGTTGCGCACCCCCGGGGGGGTGTCCTTGCGCCCGCACTGGTCCCGGGGGTGGGCGATGGGGTACTGCACCGAGCCATCCTCCAGCCAGCCTGCATTGCACCAGTCCAGGCCCTCCAGCCAGGCCTTGTGGAGCTGCCCGTGGGAGGCCAAGATGGCGTCCTGCTCCTGGCAGACCTCCTCGGCCTGGTGGTAGTTAAGCTTGTAGCGCCCCACCTTGGGGTAGTATGGGAACACCACACCTGTTTACCCATTGgataaaaacaaaagcaaacccACCTTTTGTCAAGTCATACTACAGAAATAAGAGTCCTTAAATGTAATGAAGGGTCATGGTACTTTTCATTAATAATTCAACCATACAAGTAGTTCATATCAGACACATTACCTTACTGAGTGGCTGGGATCATGTTACTATTAAATCACCCTTTGAACTATAAAAAGGATACCAGTCCTAACCTTCAAGGTCGAGGTTAACAAACCCGGTGTCGTCCTCCATGTCGTTGGTGACCTCACACTCATAGCGTCCGTAGTCCTTCAACGTGACGTTGTGGATGATGATGGAGGCGTCCCCGGGCCCCGCCAGCTCGAGGGAGACGCGGCCGCGGTACGCGCTGAACACCTTCTGCCGCCGGCCCAGCGCCACGAACACGTCCTCGAACTGCAGCGCGTCGGTCACCTTGGTCCACTTGATGCGGATGCGGGCCGGGTCCGTGCTCTCGGGCTCGTGGTGGTAGCGG
This genomic interval carries:
- the hapln4 gene encoding hyaluronan and proteoglycan link protein 4 isoform X2, producing the protein MLSGQLPVKVLLVTFLIFPWVPPGISYPADTDKGRTRVVHVLEDESGAVIVQTAPGKVVTHRGGSITLPCRYHHEPESTDPARIRIKWTKVTDALQFEDVFVALGRRQKVFSAYRGRVSLELAGPGDASIIIHNVTLKDYGRYECEVTNDMEDDTGFVNLDLEGVVFPYYPKVGRYKLNYHQAEEVCQEQDAILASHGQLHKAWLEGLDWCNAGWLEDGSVQYPIAHPRDQCGRKDTPPGVRNYGYRHKDDERYDAFCFTSNVNGRVYFLKRFKKINYLEAAKACQRDGAAIAKVGQLYGAWKFQLLDRCEAGWLEDGSIRYPVVNPRARCGGSEPGVRHLGFPDKKFRLYGVYCFRKSDESNDIEPTAKVAKTSSNKPTNATARAI